The proteins below come from a single Streptomyces sp. NBC_01276 genomic window:
- a CDS encoding TetR/AcrR family transcriptional regulator, whose translation MMDSRSARKHEAILEAATSVFLDKGYSGTSMDDIAKRAAVSKQTVYKHFADKEKLFAEIVLATTDRLDTTIDLLAGIPTDAANLEESLTRLARQFLTTLTHPQVIQLRRLIIANADVFPGLGTEWYERGFQRGLATLAATFQRLADQGLLRIEDALLAANHFSGLLLWIPVNKAMFTGSAQHTDADLDHYAAAGVRVFLAAYR comes from the coding sequence ATGATGGACAGCCGTTCAGCGCGCAAGCACGAGGCGATCCTGGAGGCCGCGACCAGCGTCTTCCTCGACAAGGGGTACTCGGGGACGAGCATGGACGACATCGCAAAGCGGGCCGCGGTGTCCAAGCAGACCGTCTACAAGCACTTCGCGGACAAGGAGAAGCTGTTCGCCGAGATCGTCCTGGCCACCACCGACCGGCTCGACACCACCATCGACCTGCTGGCCGGCATCCCGACCGACGCCGCCAACCTGGAAGAGAGCCTCACCCGGCTCGCCCGCCAATTCCTGACGACCCTCACCCACCCCCAGGTCATCCAGCTGCGGCGCCTGATCATCGCCAACGCCGACGTCTTCCCCGGCCTGGGAACCGAATGGTACGAGCGGGGCTTCCAACGAGGGCTCGCCACTCTCGCGGCGACCTTCCAGCGACTGGCCGACCAGGGACTGCTCCGTATCGAGGACGCCCTCCTGGCCGCTAACCACTTCTCCGGTCTCCTGCTGTGGATCCCGGTGAACAAGGCCATGTTCACCGGCAGCGCCCAGCACACCGACGCCGACCTCGACCATTACGCCGCAGCCGGCGTACGCGTCTTCCTCGCCGCCTACCGCTGA
- a CDS encoding GNAT family protein, translating into MTTNRVSTFTGEGPRYQSWGPNTEVQTRDFVDCAVKAWSDIPQRRFPYVARVGRDVVGMGELHVRSHKQCQGEISYIVHPRVWGQGIGTEISRQLLAHGFGELGLHRIHASCDPRNLGSSRVLSKIGMTYEGRLRDTALLPDGWRDSMIFSSLEGEMARHCVAPPVGPPGTAGGHPFGGSLFGPGGRSGYEPAEGGSGEVGR; encoded by the coding sequence GTGACAACCAACCGCGTGTCCACCTTCACGGGCGAAGGCCCCCGCTATCAGTCCTGGGGGCCGAACACGGAGGTCCAGACGCGGGACTTCGTGGACTGCGCGGTCAAGGCCTGGTCGGACATCCCTCAGCGCCGGTTTCCTTATGTCGCCCGCGTCGGGCGGGATGTGGTGGGCATGGGTGAGCTGCATGTTCGCAGCCACAAGCAGTGCCAGGGCGAGATCTCATACATCGTGCATCCCCGCGTATGGGGGCAGGGTATCGGCACGGAAATCAGTCGGCAGCTGCTCGCGCACGGCTTCGGCGAGCTGGGGCTTCACCGGATCCATGCTTCCTGTGACCCGAGGAATCTCGGCTCCTCCCGAGTGCTGTCCAAGATCGGTATGACGTATGAGGGACGCCTGCGCGACACGGCGCTGCTTCCCGACGGCTGGCGCGACTCCATGATCTTCAGCAGCCTCGAAGGCGAAATGGCGCGCCACTGTGTAGCGCCGCCAGTGGGTCCGCCGGGTACGGCCGGAGGACACCCGTTCGGAGGCAGTCTGTTCGGGCCGGGCGGCCGCTCCGGGTACGAGCCGGCCGAAGGGGGCTCCGGCGAGGTCGGCCGGTGA
- a CDS encoding DDE-type integrase/transposase/recombinase, with protein MAERCRGAVRVLGQRRLRSPRGALTRTARCGPVGCACRCRSGRMRTDLVADALRMAAATRGGLDGAMFHSDHGAQYGSRAFADLCSDLRVTRSMGTVGSSADNAACESFHASLKRETLQGARGYGDPVACRRTVFAWLTRCNTRRRHSANGHLSPNEYERRHHTAKLMLAA; from the coding sequence CTGGCCGAGCGATGCCGAGGAGCCGTCCGTGTACTGGGACAGCGGCGTCTTCGAAGTCCGCGAGGGGCACTGACCCGGACGGCGCGCTGCGGGCCTGTCGGTTGTGCATGTCGTTGTCGCTCCGGCCGCATGCGCACCGACCTGGTCGCCGACGCGCTGCGGATGGCGGCCGCGACCCGAGGCGGCCTGGACGGCGCGATGTTCCACTCCGACCACGGGGCGCAATACGGGTCCCGGGCCTTCGCCGACCTGTGCTCGGATCTGCGAGTCACCCGGTCGATGGGCACTGTCGGCAGCAGCGCGGACAACGCGGCCTGCGAGAGCTTCCACGCCTCTCTCAAGCGCGAGACCCTCCAGGGCGCCCGCGGCTACGGCGACCCCGTCGCCTGCAGGAGGACCGTCTTCGCCTGGCTGACTCGCTGCAACACCCGCCGCCGGCACTCCGCCAACGGCCACCTCAGCCCGAACGAATACGAGCGACGACACCACACGGCTAAGCTCATGCTCGCCGCGTGA
- a CDS encoding type IV secretory system conjugative DNA transfer family protein, translated as MAEHRTSATAGLDDNSVLALYGIGAVAVVGGASLLAGPLASFLSGRGWARATEDLPTTALSALVKGPAGVYQPAPPSWLFYALMVVLVLVPFLVFLRILRLFGSRGSTGGAQWGGPAIERRLAAPADPLKRANRITAGRGMRTKKILAAQPNISATVFGVPGSSKTTGLVLPNAAEWQGPLVVTTTKAADLDVIYARRRAFGPVWVIAPAGIPGRATDHWSPVDYCTDAKAADRMASWMAEASASGDDQRAAPWIDQAKNVLKGVLLAANLSGTGINGMRRWLSLGKDAVDHVRAVLLQHGYAEVADDYASPWLRLHEDGVGSIQFSLNVLARVYADEEVRETCASSDFTAEQWLDRTGTICLIASEADADRFAPLLTSLIASAIHGAEARYNATGKTLDPGVGVLVDEAGNMLRYPRLPNILTTGRGMGITVLTVWHDLSQLRDRLGVQKANTVLSASGLRMLLPGCGDLETLRYFSGLYGRTEVLKTSHGLSRGERSTNTSSTETDLAPVHSLQQLPDFTAIAQYTNLPPVKVRMRLTFRDRDVKRLLAVPAPTPPAEAVDLTKAPAPAAAPEESRRV; from the coding sequence GTGGCCGAACACAGGACATCGGCAACCGCCGGACTCGACGACAACTCCGTGCTCGCCCTGTACGGGATCGGCGCCGTGGCGGTGGTCGGTGGGGCCAGTCTGCTCGCGGGGCCGCTGGCCTCCTTCCTGTCGGGCCGCGGTTGGGCCCGTGCCACCGAGGACCTGCCCACGACCGCGCTGTCGGCGCTGGTCAAGGGACCGGCCGGCGTATACCAGCCGGCTCCGCCGAGCTGGCTGTTCTACGCCCTGATGGTGGTTCTGGTCCTGGTCCCCTTTCTGGTGTTCCTCAGGATCCTCAGGCTGTTCGGCTCGCGCGGCAGCACGGGCGGCGCGCAGTGGGGCGGCCCCGCCATCGAGCGCCGACTGGCCGCACCCGCGGACCCGTTGAAGCGGGCCAACCGGATCACGGCCGGCCGCGGCATGCGCACCAAGAAGATCCTGGCCGCGCAGCCCAACATCTCCGCCACCGTGTTCGGCGTGCCCGGCTCGTCGAAGACGACCGGACTGGTCCTGCCCAACGCGGCCGAGTGGCAGGGCCCGCTGGTCGTCACGACCACCAAGGCCGCCGACCTGGACGTCATCTATGCCCGCCGCCGCGCGTTCGGACCGGTCTGGGTCATCGCTCCGGCCGGCATCCCCGGCCGCGCCACCGACCACTGGTCCCCGGTCGACTACTGCACCGACGCAAAGGCCGCCGACCGCATGGCCTCCTGGATGGCCGAGGCGTCCGCCTCCGGTGACGACCAGCGGGCCGCACCCTGGATCGACCAGGCCAAGAACGTCCTCAAGGGCGTTCTGCTCGCCGCGAACCTCTCCGGCACCGGCATCAACGGCATGCGCCGCTGGCTCTCGCTCGGCAAGGACGCCGTCGACCACGTCCGTGCCGTACTCCTCCAGCACGGCTACGCCGAGGTCGCCGACGACTACGCCTCCCCCTGGCTGCGCCTGCACGAGGACGGAGTCGGCTCCATCCAGTTCAGCCTCAACGTCCTGGCCCGCGTCTACGCCGACGAAGAGGTACGGGAAACCTGCGCGTCCTCCGACTTCACCGCCGAGCAGTGGCTCGACCGGACCGGCACCATCTGCCTCATCGCCTCCGAAGCCGACGCCGACCGGTTCGCCCCGCTGCTCACCTCGCTCATCGCCTCCGCCATCCACGGCGCCGAGGCCCGCTACAACGCCACAGGCAAGACGCTCGACCCGGGTGTCGGGGTCCTCGTCGACGAGGCCGGCAACATGCTGCGCTACCCGCGGCTGCCGAACATCCTCACCACCGGCCGCGGCATGGGGATCACCGTGCTGACCGTGTGGCACGACCTGTCCCAGCTCCGCGACCGGCTCGGCGTGCAGAAGGCCAACACGGTGCTCTCGGCGTCCGGGCTGAGGATGCTGCTTCCCGGCTGCGGGGACCTGGAGACGCTGAGGTACTTCTCCGGCCTGTACGGGCGCACCGAGGTGCTGAAAACCTCCCACGGCCTGTCCCGGGGCGAGCGCTCCACCAACACGTCCTCGACCGAGACCGACCTCGCACCCGTCCACTCCCTCCAGCAACTGCCGGACTTCACCGCGATCGCCCAGTACACGAACCTGCCGCCCGTCAAGGTCCGGATGCGGCTGACGTTCCGCGACAGGGACGTCAAGAGGCTGCTGGCAGTCCCCGCGCCCACGCCGCCGGCCGAGGCCGTCGACCTGACCAAGGCGCCCGCGCCCGCCGCCGCCCCCGAGGAGTCCCGCCGTGTCTGA
- a CDS encoding RICIN domain-containing protein: MKKILTTAVATGLALGGSLLAAPTQASAASWHHIENINGRCLEVENGSKADGARVQLWDCVGQAAASWHLVPTGYESGWYYIVNDATGKCLEIENDSWKDGARAQQWTCNGQNAAKWSFSWKDGHYLIGGLSNDEFLEAENSTSYNGARVQQWSLEGQRGVYWNLT, translated from the coding sequence ATGAAGAAGATCCTCACCACTGCCGTGGCAACAGGCCTGGCGCTAGGGGGTTCCTTGCTGGCCGCACCCACGCAGGCCTCCGCAGCCTCTTGGCACCACATCGAGAACATCAACGGCCGGTGCCTGGAGGTCGAGAACGGCTCGAAGGCAGACGGCGCCCGCGTGCAGCTCTGGGACTGCGTGGGGCAAGCCGCAGCCAGCTGGCACCTCGTACCGACCGGATACGAGTCAGGCTGGTACTACATCGTCAACGACGCCACCGGCAAGTGCCTGGAGATCGAGAACGACTCGTGGAAAGACGGTGCCCGGGCACAGCAGTGGACCTGCAACGGGCAGAATGCAGCCAAGTGGTCCTTCTCGTGGAAGGACGGCCACTACCTGATCGGGGGCCTCTCCAACGATGAATTCCTGGAGGCCGAGAACTCCACCAGCTACAACGGCGCCCGTGTGCAGCAGTGGAGCCTGGAGGGCCAGCGCGGGGTCTACTGGAATCTGACGTGA